In a single window of the Necator americanus strain Aroian chromosome X, whole genome shotgun sequence genome:
- a CDS encoding hypothetical protein (NECATOR_CHRX.G24574.T1), with protein sequence MRLCTTAGLQRTQTLDRYCSRPTETATDRNKDALYNELNMLISKTPRQQAVIAGIDANAKMGLEQQSDGLGRCFYPMEQTSYNENRLIDLCEQTNLIIASTFERNHRRDQPVKITAQIRAADEPGGGASSNEVAEMAERLSQLLLRPLTIKRLVGMVDIIVFKCVQPSVILMEQNTFSIGQFCPPLVDRLLQFGQSLAVESTPSFSRTRAGPPCTSMMLHDNSLFSQKNRDLQSKADNYRIVRKVRNEKLKKGLVLSLNPPDVRIRANFRRCDLWNSSCSASLNTTAQTSTSAIDSKIERAMTSAITLCAFCCTAGNTHERSALHQHRKLPYTAAMLMRAKCAFLRQRDRRRRKLWIVSAHAPTETAEDNSKGAFYDELNALMSKIPSQQVVIVGTDANAKM encoded by the exons atgcgcctttgtacgactgcgggattgCAAAGgactcaaactctggatcgttaCTGCTCACGCCCTACCGAGACCGCTACGGACCGCAACAAGGATGCACTTTATAACGAACTCAATATGTTGATATCCAAGACACCAAGGCAGCAGGCGGTAATTGCcggaattgatgcgaatgcaaagatgggacttgaacaacaatctgATGGGCTTGGAAGATGTTTCTATCCCATGGAGCAAACATCGTACAACGAAAATCGTCTGATAGACCTTTGCGAGCAGACAAACCTCATCATTGCATCCACATTTgaaaggaatcatcgacgcgaTCAGC CTGTGAAAATTACGGCACAAATTAGAGCTGCTGATGAACCAGGAGGAGGAGCCAGTTCGAACGAGGTTGCCGAAATGGCCGAACGACTTAGCCAATTGCTCTTACGCCCTCTAACCATTAAACGTTTGGTTGGGATGGTCGATATCATCGTTTTCAA ATGTGTGCAACCTAGCGTTATCTTGATGGAGCAGAACACTTTTTCCATTGGCCAATTCTGTCCGCCTTTGGTTGATCGCCTGCTTCAATTCGGTCAGTCGTTGGCAGTAGAG TCAACACCATCGTTCTCCAGAACAAGAGCTGGACCTCCATGCACAAGCATGATGTTACACGACAACTCATTGTTCTCACAAAAAAACCGTGACTTGCAAA GCAAAGCCGATAATTATCGAATTGTTCGTAAAGTACGCAATGAAAAGCTGAAGAAGGGCCTTGTACTATCGTTGAACCCGCCTGATGTGCGCATCCGCGCTAACTTCCGTCGTTGTGATCTTTGGAACAGTAG CTGTTCGGCAAGTTTGAATACTACGGCCCAAACATCAACTTCTGCAATCGATTCCAAAATAGAGCGAGCTATG acttctgcgataactctatgtgccttttgctgcactgcaggaaacacgcatgagagatcggcccttcatcagcatcgaaaattaccatatactgcggcgatgctgatgagagcaaa atgcgcctttctacgacagcgggatcgcagaagacgtaaactctggatcgtaagtgctcacgcacctacggaaaccgctgaggacaacagtaagggcgccttctatgatgaactcaatgcgttgatgtctaaaataccaagccagcaggtggtcattgtcggaaccgacgcaaatgcgaagatgtgA
- a CDS encoding hypothetical protein (NECATOR_CHRX.G24577.T1) — translation MERLDCTERKLLKRLLGYFWPSLCPSEDLYAEIDVVYRRMTHRRHQHLAPPPKVAKVNRLCFFGHIFRRPADRLVQRVLKSSSGSSWKKPPGRKRKFWTEVVKENLRILDVDRLFRRDVRFRRIWNSANGLVLCKLLQKIEKDGQSCVQGWHSSAKMRVIALGDDISPPIKSSQVSHI, via the coding sequence atggagaggcttgactgcacggaacgaaagctgcttaaacggctacttggctacttttggcctagttTATGCCCcagtgaagatctttacgcagaaattgatgtggtataccggcggatgacacatagaagacatcaacatcttgcaccaccaccgaaagtggctaaagtaaatcgtctttgcttctttggtcatatattcaggagaccggcagatcgccttgtccaacgagttctgaagagttcgtcgggttcgagctggaagaagccacctggccgaaaacggaagttctggactgaggtggtgaaagagaacCTGAGGATACTCGACGTGGATAGGctgttcaggcgagacgtaaggtttcgcagaatatggaatagcgcgAATGGATTGGTTCTGTGCAAGCTtttgcagaagatcgagaaggacGGGCAGAGTTGTGTTCAAGGATGGCActcctcggcgaagatgcgggtaatcgcgttaggcgatgacatcagcccgccgattaagtcaagtcaagtaagtcatataTAA
- a CDS encoding hypothetical protein (NECATOR_CHRX.G24575.T1), whose translation MVALKNEECRTKFHQRVSIHVGVQTRKKLRDADSFTKCIQYAAKETPPVLLPRKKFVFASAETKSKYNSVCVARSAGDFNQEKRLRRKLRRQLQQDHNNEWTSRAMEFERAWEDMNPRKAY comes from the coding sequence atggtagctctgaaaaacgaagaatgcagaacgaaattccaccaacgtgtgtctattcatgttggagtacagaccaggaagaagcttagagatgcggattccttcacaaagtgtatCCAGTACGCTGCGAAGGAAACGCCTCctgttctattgccgcggaagaagtttgtctttgcatctgcggaaacaaaatccaagtacaattctgtatgtgtcgcgcgcagcgctggtgacttcaaccaggaaaagcgtcttagaaggaagctgcgtcgtcaactgcaacaagaccacaataacgagtggacgtcaagagcgatggagtttgagaggGCGTGGGAGGACATGAACCCACGGAAAgcctactaa
- a CDS encoding hypothetical protein (NECATOR_CHRX.G24574.T2): MRLCTTAGLQRTQTLDRYCSRPTETATDRNKDALYNELNMLISKTPRQQAVIAGIDANAKMGLEQQSDGLGRCFYPMEQTSYNENRLIDLCEQTNLIIASTFERNHRRDQPSARLHPDKEHPLVRSPKINSCLGRRIRFRPPISSSQHHKMNNGKSGGDGGTSAEMLKSFPPPRIEARFYNCSPQEAIHGTHVTEPKNYRGTSLLRIMYEIFKRTTLDQLIRHREETTSDEQAVFRPGRSMTDHSFFAVDDIMHRTVEQCHVDVILAPSARLFQRCAEANSAFDSLTKCLWSAPIDYKAKLQVSLSAIRPIMMYGSVTWESGLAVKITAQIRAADEPGGGASSNEVAEMAERLSQLLLRPLTIKRLVGMVDIIVFKTRAGPPCTSMMLHDNSLFSQKNRDLQSKADNYRIVRKVRNEKLKKGLVLSLNPPDVRIRANFRRCDLWNSSCSASLNTTAQTSTSAIDSKIERAMVRFFNKAERTSDNDDRLVDLCEQTGLIIASTFKRNHRRHQLTWKGSTFLTLEQQRKRKMKALKLQLDYVLARNVPQLDV, from the exons atgcgcctttgtacgactgcgggattgCAAAGgactcaaactctggatcgttaCTGCTCACGCCCTACCGAGACCGCTACGGACCGCAACAAGGATGCACTTTATAACGAACTCAATATGTTGATATCCAAGACACCAAGGCAGCAGGCGGTAATTGCcggaattgatgcgaatgcaaagatgggacttgaacaacaatctgATGGGCTTGGAAGATGTTTCTATCCCATGGAGCAAACATCGTACAACGAAAATCGTCTGATAGACCTTTGCGAGCAGACAAACCTCATCATTGCATCCACATTTgaaaggaatcatcgacgcgaTCAGC CCTCAGCTCGATTGCATCCTGACAAAGAACATCCTCTTGTCAGAAGTCCGAAAATCAACAGCTGTCtgggacgtcgcattcgattccgaccacCGATCAGTTCTTCTCAACATCATA AGATGaacaatggaaaatctggcggagacggTGGAactagcgcagaaatgctgaaatctttTCCTCCTCCCAGGATCg AGGCACGCTTTTACAATTGCTCTCCACAAGAGGCTATCCACGGAACTCACGTCACGGAACCCAAGAATTATCGAGGAACATCATTGCTGCGTATAATGTACGAGATCTTCAAGCGAACCACCCTTGATCAACTAATccgacatcgcgaagaaactaCCAGTGACGAGCAAGCCGTCTTTCGCCCTGGTCGATCAATGACTGATCATTCATT CTTTGCTGTCGATGACATAATGCAtagaacagttgagcagtgtcATGTTGATGTCATTCTAGCACCGTCTGCACGTCTCTTT caaagatgcgctgaaGCTAATTCGGCATTCGACTCACTGACAAAGTGCTTGTGGTCGGCCCCTATCGACTACAAAGCCAAGCTGCAAGTCtccctatccgcaattcgtcctatcatgatgtacggatcggtgACTTGGGAAAGTGGACTTG CTGTGAAAATTACGGCACAAATTAGAGCTGCTGATGAACCAGGAGGAGGAGCCAGTTCGAACGAGGTTGCCGAAATGGCCGAACGACTTAGCCAATTGCTCTTACGCCCTCTAACCATTAAACGTTTGGTTGGGATGGTCGATATCATCGTTTTCAA AACAAGAGCTGGACCTCCATGCACAAGCATGATGTTACACGACAACTCATTGTTCTCACAAAAAAACCGTGACTTGCAAA GCAAAGCCGATAATTATCGAATTGTTCGTAAAGTACGCAATGAAAAGCTGAAGAAGGGCCTTGTACTATCGTTGAACCCGCCTGATGTGCGCATCCGCGCTAACTTCCGTCGTTGTGATCTTTGGAACAGTAG CTGTTCGGCAAGTTTGAATACTACGGCCCAAACATCAACTTCTGCAATCGATTCCAAAATAGAGCGAGCTATGGTAAGATTCTTCAACAAAG CAGAGCGCACATCGGACAACgatgaccgtctggtcgacttgtgcgaacagacgggtctcatcatcgcttccacatttaagaggaaccatcgacgccatcagctcacgtggaaGGGATCAACCTTTTTAACGCTTGAacagcagcgcaagcggaagatgaaggctcttaaacttcagctcgactacgttctggcgaggaacgtTCCTCAGTtagatgtttga
- a CDS encoding hypothetical protein (NECATOR_CHRX.G24578.T1), which yields MDTSINPAAVSRERGLPRMHANDAERQRNHRTVEMSVVWNARLSANAQSQRIQRQNEDSAERILRQLEDPHRHQLLRQNENTEQRSIRLMTSWQRLQTLCQNESAGRRSERLTANSVRQCRRRRAGSVEERSERLFENAQRQQRRRQTESAEERAERLLENSQRQQRHRQSAPNA from the coding sequence ATGGATACCTCTATAAATCCAGCGGCAGTTTCACGTGAACGAGGACTTCCACGCATGCATGCCAATGATGCTGAACGGCAAAGAAATCACCGCACTGTTGAAATGAGTGTTGTATGGAATGCACGCCTGAGCGCGAACGCACAAAGCCAGCGAATTCAAAGACAGAATGAAGACAGCGCAGAACGTATTCTTAGACAGTTGGAGGACCCACATCGTCACCAATTGCTGCGCCAAAATGAGAACACCGAGCAACGTTCTATTAGGCTCATGACAAGTTGGCAGCGCCTACAAACATTGTGCCAAAACGAAAGTGCTGGGAGACGATCCGAACGTCTCACAGCCAATTCGGTGCGGCAGTGCAGACGGCGCCGAGCTGGAAGTGTAGAGGAACGAAGTGAACGCCTCTTTGAAAATGCGCAGCGCCAGCAGAGGCGCAGACAAACGGAAAGCGCTGAGGAGAGAGCTGAACGTTTGCTTGAAAATTCACAACGACAGCAGAGGCACCGCCAAAGCGCTCCGAACGCTTGA
- a CDS encoding hypothetical protein (NECATOR_CHRX.G24576.T1), translating into MKNGKCGGDDGISAEMLKYLLRSGNREMTKIIHSIWIDERIPDSWRHAIIIPLHKKSYVTDPSNYRGVFLLRVMYKVLERIILDRLIKHHEETTRDEQAGFRPGRSTVDQVFIVRRVIEIWQRYSKPMQLAFLDFEAAFDSFH; encoded by the coding sequence atgaagaatggaaaatgtggtggagacgacgggattagcgcagaaatgctgaaatatcttcttcGGTCTGGGAATCGtgaaatgacaaagatcatccattcaatatggatagacgaaaggatacctgattcgtggaggcacgctatcataattcccctccacaagaagtcaTACGTCACGGACCCCAGCAATTATCGAGGAGTCtttttgctgcgtgttatgtacaaggtattggagcgcattatcctggaccgactcattaaacatcacgaagaaacaacgcgcgacgagcaagccggctttcgtcctggccgatccacggttgaccaggtgttcatcgtcaggagagtgatcgaaatctggcagcggtattcgaaaccaatgcaactagcgtttctggattttgaagccgcgttcgactctttTCActga
- a CDS encoding hypothetical protein (NECATOR_CHRX.G24576.T2) encodes MKRYSPVLNTANGVAVGKATLLIWREHFKTLLNRLAPSASELEHIHRPTYAVNEEPPTESEVLVCIQKMKNGKCGGDDGISAEMLKYLLRSGNREMTKIIHSIWIDERIPDSWRHAIIIPLHKKSYVTDPSNYRGVFLLRVMYKVLERIILDRLIKHHEETTRDEQAGFRPGRSTVDQVFIVRRVIEIWQRYSKPMQLAFLDFEAAFDSFH; translated from the coding sequence atgaaaagatattCACCTGTCcttaacactgccaatggagtagctgtcggtaAAGCAACCCTTCTAATTTGGAGAGAACACTTCAAAactttgctgaaccggctagcaccgtcagcttctgaactcgaacacattcataggccgacatatgcggttaacgaggagccaccgaccgagtcggaggtcctggtctgtattcagaaaatgaagaatggaaaatgtggtggagacgacgggattagcgcagaaatgctgaaatatcttcttcGGTCTGGGAATCGtgaaatgacaaagatcatccattcaatatggatagacgaaaggatacctgattcgtggaggcacgctatcataattcccctccacaagaagtcaTACGTCACGGACCCCAGCAATTATCGAGGAGTCtttttgctgcgtgttatgtacaaggtattggagcgcattatcctggaccgactcattaaacatcacgaagaaacaacgcgcgacgagcaagccggctttcgtcctggccgatccacggttgaccaggtgttcatcgtcaggagagtgatcgaaatctggcagcggtattcgaaaccaatgcaactagcgtttctggattttgaagccgcgttcgactctttTCActga